A single genomic interval of Helianthus annuus cultivar XRQ/B chromosome 6, HanXRQr2.0-SUNRISE, whole genome shotgun sequence harbors:
- the LOC110865318 gene encoding UPF0481 protein At3g47200 — translation MEHSSNPLKMEMEMTESEHVIVEIPINRPVNNDNIRSVAMEWVDCLTGKATTKSNEREQHMEKVPPLLLKSEKGRRNSECYEPAVVSLGPYHHNRPALAQAEKYKLITLEEYSLSTGKTIGTLYNMVFEVVHDARKCYIDGSTDDYSDHEFNQMMLRDACFILLYIERMPCGHTNIFLNNEYLGAIGFANIKRDLLLLENQIPFVVLEVLLKLKFPKDKGEEVLNKFFNYLNYGEVMIRKDKKVLEYKRPLHLLELYRSYFISLPTKDKALHEKFNYVKRNRAFASVTELKGRWIFLRCTSDDSTSDMEFNPYICYGEFMLARRAVCPYTKAIYLNMIAYEMCPHTPTDLRISTYIRVMKSLIIQRDDVKELRRNNILIHSLDSDEEVVKMYDEFEVPAVNYYMFNQLRLGIERLNESRYKTWGAELITDYFGSPWKTVGVLVAAAILVTSFLQTYCAIKQGN, via the exons ATGGAGCACAG CTCAAACCCATTGAAGATGGAGATGGAGATGACTGAAAGTGAGCATGTGATAGTTGAAATCCCCATTAATCGACCGGTCAACAACGACAACATTAGAAGCGTGGCCATGGAGTGGGTTGACTGCCTTACAGGCAAGGCGACCACCAAAAGCAACGAACGTGAACAACATATGGAAAAAGTACCACCATTACTCTTAAAAAGCGAGAAAGGTCGTAGAAACAGCGAGTGCTACGAACCTGCAGTTGTTTCACTTGGCCCATACCACCACAACCGACCTGCCCTTGCTCAAGCAGAGAAGTACAAACTCATAACACTAGAAGAGTATAGTTTGAGCACCGGAAAAACTATTGGTACTTTATACAACATGGTGTTTGAGGTGGTACATGATGCAAGAAAGTGTTATATCGATGGTTCTACTGATGATTACAGCGATCACGAGTTTAACCAAATGATGTTACGAGATGCTTGTTTTATTTTGCTCTATATTGAACGAATGCCGTGTGGACACACCAATATATTCTTAAATAACGAGTACTTGGGCGCAATAGGGTTTGCGAACATAAAGCGTGATCTTTTGTTGCTAGAGAACCAGATCCCCTTTGTAGTACTCGAAGTTTTGTTGAAGCTGAAGTTCCCCAAAGATAAAGGTGAAGAGGTCCTAAACAAATTCTTTAACTACTTAAACTATGGCGAGGTGATGATCAGGAAGGATAAAAAGGTGCTGGAATACAAGCGACCGCTTCATCTTCTGGAGCTTTACAGGTCTTATTTCATCTCACTTCCAACTAAAGATAAGGCGTTACATGAAAAATTTAATTATGTAAAACGAAATCGAGCGTTTGCTTCAGTGACAGAACTCAAAGGTAGATGGATTTTTTTGAGATGTACCTCGGATGACTCAACGAGTGACATGGAATTTAACCCGTATATTTGCTATGGTGAGTTTATGCTAGCACGTAGAGCAGTGTGCCCATATACCAAAGCTATATACCTGAACATGATCGCGTATGAGATGTGCCCGCATACCCCAACTGACTTGCGGATTTCAACTTACATCCGAGTAATGAAATCGTTAATCATTCAGCGTGATGATGTGAAGGAGTTGCGACGTAATAATATATTGATTCATAGTCTTGATAGTGATGAAGAAGTGGTGAAGATGTACGATGAGTTTGAAGTCCCGGCAGTTAATTATTACATGTTTAATCAGCTCCGGCTAGGGATCGAAAGGCTGAACGAGAGCAGATATAAGACATGGGGGGCAGAGCTGATAACCGACTACTTTGGTAGTCCATGGAAGACGGTGGGTGTGTTGGTGGCTGCTGCTATTCTGGTCACTAGTTTTTTGCAGACGTACTGCGCGATCAAGCAAGGGAATTGA